Genomic window (Pyrus communis chromosome 13, drPyrComm1.1, whole genome shotgun sequence):
aataatattttttatttgagggcaaaattaataaaattaataaaaattgtagaagtgtaaaaaatgtataaaaaaaatatatatatatacaatcactcatagtgacaagctttacaactttcatgaaggggttagcttcgaaatccaacactataattcataaaccttaaatttatatttaaccgtcgattgtcatttacgctttattcttcttactgaatttcatttttttaattttcttttttgaaaacatgaccATCTGGCGGATGCAAGAGGATGAATGgttcagatctttgatatcatgtttcgatatttacggttaactaAAATATGAGTAGATGTCTTTAATAGtctttcaaaaaacaaaatttgttgagaacaatgaagcgtaaacgtaaacaacaatcaacagttaaattttgatctatgttttatatgattatagtggtgaatttcgaagttaagctcttcatgaaagttgtaaagtttgtcattacgagcgtttatatatttttcacacttctacattaattaaaaaactattaaagactttatTTAAATAACAATTGTAAGATAAATGAGACTAAATCTGTACCGTTAGATtctatttcacttatattattagaacttttttggacgaaaaaaccccttctctattccaatattttccaattttaccatttgatcaatttaggtaagcgaaaatatacttaaaagaaaaatgcgtttttatgttttggatgtgacaatatgttatgtatatacttatttagtattatgtttttcatttgattattttttggtttaaaatatattttccttaacgggATAACATGTCGAGTCATATTATCTGTTAATATTATTAGATGGATTTCGGGTCAGGCCATTTtacctgtttattttaacggatGTTACACGATACGACCTATTAAGATATCgtgtatgacacgaaaacgacacgaacacggaAAACACGACATGAATGCGATCTATTTGTAAGCATGCTGAGTTCGTTGCATATAGTATGTTCCTAGTCCAAAGTGTTGTTTGCCTGATTCGCGTCCCTAAATTCTGCACAAGTGAAAGAGGAATCGAAACCCAGATGGAAAATAGCGTTAACTGTTTCGGGATTAGTTTTGACGTCCAGTTCGTGCATATAAATCAAAACATTCGAATACAAATTCTAGGAAAACTCATGAAGAACTAGAAGACAACGTCGTTCCTGTGGCGGCAGATAGCCCTTCGAGGAAGAAAATTTCTTGTTGCTCAAGCAAGCAGCGAAACACCAGTTCATCGGAACCCCGAAAACCACATCGATCCAGGGGACGCAGTTTATTAGGCTTTGTTGGTTGAGCGACTGTTGCAAAACGATCAATCTTGTACAAGTTTGAGAAGCGGAAATGGTTAATCTTGCAGGTTGAGCTCTAACACAGGTGCGGAAGAAACCAGCGGATATGATGATAAGTAACTTTAATATATTGAGATTTCAAATGTAAACACAAAAGCGCTCGTGGCCTAATGGATAAGGCATTTGACTTCTAATCAAAGGATTGTGGGTTCGAGTCCCACCGAGCGTGcttctgtctttttttttttttttggtcaaaggtCCGAAATTTATTGTCAACAAACAACTAAATACAAGAGGTCCAAAACAAATGaaacacaacaaaaaacaaaaggaccCAAACTTACACAACAGAGGGCCCAACACACTAGTTGGAGCCCAAAAACTAACACAGCACAAACAAAGCACATTAGTCTCCACCTCccattttttttggtcaaaggtGCGAAATTTATTGTCAACAAACAACTAAATACAAGAGGTCCAAAACAAATGaaacacaacaaaaaacaaaaggaccCAAAGTTACACAACAGAGGGCCCAACACACTAGTTGGAGCCTAAAAACTAACACAGCACAAACAAAGCACATTAGTCTCCACCTCCCAGAAACGAAGAAGATGGTGGCTCCTATAACCTGTAATAACCACCATGCCGATCGCAACCAGAATACGAAAGAAGCTGGTGGAGAACCCACTGACGACAATGCCAATAAAGGCAAGCAAatggaaggtggtggtgtgtACACTCGAGTAAAACTCTATGCACCTTCCAAAGAAACCACAGCCGAGTGTTGTGAAGAAAAGAGATTGCAAATCAGAAAAAGAGGAAGCAACAAGAAGGGTTGGAGCCAACCCTGAGTGGGACTagaagaaattggaaaaacagaGCGAGAGGGATAGATGATAGCCATGGAATTGGAAGGAGAACGAAGGTGAGGGTAGATCGAAAACGGAAAAAGGGTGGAAGAGTAAGGATGATAGGAAAAGTAGGAAAAGTTAGTCTTATACTTACTTTAAAAGAAAGCATAACCAATGCTATATACGTACATACTTTTATCGGTATTTAAGTGTCATTTTATTATTGATTATTGCGCTTCTGAAATCACTGTACATACTTATCTTAAAAAAAGTATAAGATTAATTGTTTAACAATATCATCAATGTAATATATATACCGTTAACGATAACTACATGTCATTTCATTATTGTCGTATCGCACTTTTGAAATCATTGTACTTACTTAACTTAAAAGAAAGTATAAGAAAAACGATTTCACCTCGTCATCAATGCGATACACGTATATACCGTTAACGGTAACCATATGTTGTTTTACAATTGACGTATCACTTATTATGTGTGATTAAAAAACATTTCCTAAATGTGCACCAGAGAAAGTCTTGTTTTCGCTTTCCTAGAACATAAGTCATTCCACTTGTTTTGCAATCTTGGTGGGCCCAAACATCCTTTCCAATCAGGTCCACAATGGCCCAGTTCAAGCCCAACAAGCCGCCTTGGAGCCCAAGTAAATCCATCTTCCCAAACCTTCCACCGACTGTAAAGCTCGCAAATATTTCTCGAGTTCGCGCGAACAGGGAGTGacagaaggaaagagaaagatggGGTGGGTGTGGAGGGACGACGAGGATGATGACAACAATTCAACGGCGATTGACATAAATCCTAGATCGGACGGCGATCGATGCTTGACGAGGAAGGTGGTGAAGACGCAGTGCAAGACTGAGGAGGTGGAGCCTGGAAAGTTCGTCAGGAAGTGCGAGAAGACCGAGCAGCTTCTCAGGGACTGCGCCGGCCGGTAAATCCCAATCTCCCTCATTCTCTCTATCGATTTCTCCATTTCCCTAAAACCCAATGACAAATTGGGAATATTTTATCTAGGGTTTCTGTGAATTGTTGGAAATTGCCTGATGGTGTCACTTTGATTTTGTCATATCTATGTtaattttttgggatttttattttattttattttattttttagggtgTTATTATTGGGCTTATGGCTTAGGATAGAAATTGTTGAGAATCATAATAATGTTATGATATTTGCTCGATTGTTGTAGGAAATGTTGGTTTTTCTGTAATTTTCATTACAACACGATTCGATATTGAATCCAATTTGTATAGTGtttataattaagaaaaatatataggaAATATGAGACAAGAGAGATTAGAAAACGCCGCCTCTTGCATTCGTTTATAAATTGTTCGAGTGGACGTGGTTTACAGTTGAGTGAAGTATATATAGCGTGTGGTTAATAAGAGTGTGTTAATAAGAGCGACACGTAAGACGTCTGATTAGATTGTATTGATTCTGCATACAGAAAGAGTTGTGGCTTTGATTTGTATTACGTCAGATGAATTGTGAATATAGTTAAAGGTCGTTTTGTGGTTATGCATAATAGGTTCTTGTTAGAGCATCAGTATCAGTTTCAGCACTTCTTTATGCTATTTGTTCCTTGATAAATTGTTTGAGATTAATTTGAACGATGCCTCGAAAACATCAACAAGTATGCGTGTAGAATTGGTTTAGCAGCTGGTAAAACGTTTTATGCTTGTGCGAAAAAGGTTACATTGACATTAGAGCTGAACACTATAATTGTTTGGTATGGGGCTGAATGTAGTAAAACATTTATAAGCACCATATTTCCGAATGTCTGTAGCAGTCTTTGGGACGTAATTCGAGCTATCTAGTGCTGCAGTGCTTAAAAAAGAACCTTTTTCGTTTTCTTCCCTTGTTTGAGTATGGGCGGTTTATATGTTGCGATAACATTGACCAATGTAGAGCCAATTGCTGAGCACTCTTGCTTTTTGTTAGGCCCGTAGAAGTGGTGCAATCCAACAAGGAGTACACTGAAGATGATGTCACTGAAGAGGTGCTCAAGGGGTCTGCCACCTTTGGGTCATCACAGCACGGAGCATTTGACTTCCCAGGGCTACGCAGTGACATTGAAGACATTGAACGCAACTTTATGGGTGGCCTCAGCCGATTCTTTGAGGCTGCCGAGGAGTTGAAGAGTGGCTTCTTCAGTGCGTTTGGGAACATCTTTGATGAGGGACCTTCCTCCCCACTACCTCCTAGGAGGCGCGAGGTACCCATTGAAGGCCATCATCAGCAGGAAGCTTTTCCTAAAGCAAGTGTTAGCGACGACTCAGGACACGTTGATCTCTCTGGCTTGGCAAGAGATGTGTGAAGCAGAATTGTCCATTGCCCGTGATAAGTTAAAAGAATGACCACATCGGTTTACCTGTTAGTATCGTATCTTCCCTTTCTACTTAATATAGAGTACAACGTGAAATTTCTCGCGTACAGTAGAGCATTTCCTACGAAGGAATTTTAGCATGAATCCATCATCCTGCCTTACGATGTGAATGCGCCTAGTAATGTTATACGAATCTTATTTGCTGAATGCATTATCTGATCATTTCGTATTGGTTCATGTAAACGCAATCTACGCAATATGTCAATTCTACGTGATACGTCGATGTATCACAGAATTTTC
Coding sequences:
- the LOC137713616 gene encoding fra a 1-associated protein-like translates to MGWVWRDDEDDDNNSTAIDINPRSDGDRCLTRKVVKTQCKTEEVEPGKFVRKCEKTEQLLRDCAGRPVEVVQSNKEYTEDDVTEEVLKGSATFGSSQHGAFDFPGLRSDIEDIERNFMGGLSRFFEAAEELKSGFFSAFGNIFDEGPSSPLPPRRREVPIEGHHQQEAFPKASVSDDSGHVDLSGLARDV